One window from the genome of Nicotiana sylvestris chromosome 9, ASM39365v2, whole genome shotgun sequence encodes:
- the LOC138877582 gene encoding uncharacterized protein, which produces MSKSGFDKHVEPKEAPRLSEYNFSVDASSIVSSIGQIKDTRWPRPLQTDLAQRNINQTCKYHGTHGHRTEDYRQIREDVAHLFNEGHLREVLSDLAKNHFKDRDANRKNEQEEPQHMIHMIVCVVDIPQGPTFKRSSVNIIRSRVMEQLSLQDQIVLAARALNGFNMASETTKGEIMLPVNVAGTIQEMKFHMIEGDMRYNALVGRPWIHNMRAVLSTLHHVLKFPTPEGVKTGTSNQLPKRCLQSMK; this is translated from the exons ATGAGTAAGAGTGGCTTCGATAAACATGTCGAGCCTAAGGAAGCTCCACGGTTATCGGAGTACAACTTCAGCGTCGATGCTTCAAGTATTGTGTCATCCATTGGACAAATCAAAGATACTAGGTGGCCCCGACCCCTACAGACTGATCTAGCTCAAAGGAATATAAATCAGACATGCAAGTACCATGGAACCCATGGTCACAGAACTGAAGACTACAGACAAATAAGGGAGGATGTAGCTCATTTATTCAACGAAGGTCATCTTCGAGAGGTCTTGAGTGACCTAGCAAAAAATCACTTCAAAGACAGGGATGCGAACAGGAAGAACGAACAGGAGGAACCGCAGCACATGATTCATATGATCGTCTGTGTGGTCGATATCCCTCAGGGTCCAACATTTAAAC GTAGCTCGGTGAATATTATCCGATCAAGGGTCATGGAGCAACTCAGCCTTCAAGATCAGATCGTGCTTGCAGCTCGAGCGCTCAAcggtttcaacatggcaagtgaaaccaccaaaggggaaatcatgtTGCCAGTAAACGTGGCTGGAACTATCCAAGAAATGAAGTTCCACATGatcgaaggagatatgaggtataatgcaCTGGTCGGAAGACCTTGGATCCATAATATGAGGGCAGTACTTTCAACATTGCATCATGTCTTGAAATTTCCAACACCAGAAGGGGTCAAAACGGGTACGAGCAACCAGCTGccaaagagatgtttgcaatcgaTGAAGTGA